One segment of Fusarium falciforme chromosome 13, complete sequence DNA contains the following:
- a CDS encoding GATA-type domain-containing protein codes for METLHREPPAMAMTMLIMPSTHHALRPSVSSGYHHSSSSASISNMISSIVPQKPANGNDSSNRRPLPSISELIQDTKLGPLSGPPSSTQPGSKLSSSFEPIPRSFSKAGKHSSPQPLHPASCFPPHQDALASFTSSHRLLLTSRPLVSPLSDCQAGLSAKPDIPPQQHHPQQQRPPRAHYPFNMVYTHPHPPPPPTRVVYQPGQQPPSQMRLPVSRISPKHAVPPHVSKPYNPWEPPDTEKGVCAPRARHDATVTKHFESRSYQASLSQIGSCSYKILNFSETYTRITQEQHGAHPILSRLPTEQDISDMLGNIEHIKRHLEQVRSLLQALSQNERAREAAKMKSPYEEDHDEPMHGDEMKPQHGMTEANTRLRRAAPLD; via the exons ATGGAAACCTTGCATAGGGAACCTcctgccatggccatgacaatGCTCATTATGCCGTCCACTCACCACGCGCTTCGACCATCAGTCTCCTCGGGCTATCATCATTCCTCATCCAGTGCAAGCATCTCTAACATGATCTCTTCTATTGTGCCCCAGAAGCCGGCCAACGGTAATGATTCTTCGAATCGTCGGCCATTGCCCTCGATCTCGGAACTCATTCAGGACACCAAGCTGGGTCCTCTTTCTGGACCTCCTTCTAGCACCCAGCCCGGCTCCAAACTTTCGTCATCTTTCGAGCCCATTCCTCGGTCGTTCTCAAAGGCTGGGAAGCATTCCTCACCACAGCCGCTACACCCGGCTTCGTGTTTTCCCCCTCACCAAGATGCTCTTGCCTCCTTCACAAGTTCTCATCGGCTACTACTCACTAGCCGACCGCTAGTGTCTCCTCTCTCGGACTGCCAGGCGGGCCTTTCAGCCAAGCCGGACATTCCTCCCCAGcaacatcatcctcaacagcAGAGGCCTCCGCGGGCTCACTATCCCTTCAACATGGTGTATACGCATCCTcatccgccgccgcctcctacGCGTGTTGTTTATCAACCTGGCCAACAACCTCCTAGTCAGATGCGTCTGCCCGTTTCTCGGATCTCTCCCAAGCACGCGGTTCCGCCCCATGTCTCAAAGCCCTATAATCCATGGGAACCTCCCGATACGGAAAAGGGAGTATGTGCTCCTCGAGCTAGACATGATGCTACCGTGACTAAGCACTTTGAAAGCCGGAGCTACCAAGCTTCTTTAAGTCAA ATCGGTTCCTGCTCCTACAAGATTCTTAACTTCTCCGAAACATATACCCGAATCACTCAAGAGCAGCACGGAGCTCACCCCATCCTGAGTAGACTACCGACAGAGCAGGATATCAGCGATATGCTCGGCAACATCGAGCACATCAAGCGGCATTTGGAGCAAGTAAGGAGTCTATTACAAGCATTGAGCCAGAACGAGCGGGCTCGTGAAgcagccaagatgaagagccCGTACGAGGAGGATCACGATGAGCCCATGCAcggagatgagatgaagcCCCAACATGGTATGACAGAGGCCAACACGCGGTTGAGG CGTGCGGCTCCCCTTGACTGA